A genomic window from Blastococcus saxobsidens DD2 includes:
- a CDS encoding GerMN domain-containing protein: MRVILVLLCGLLLLAGCGVEPQAAPQPLTVPAPQTSQPARSSDTAGLELTVYFVRGADLVPARRTVDFLTPAEALDALVAGPTRAEVIAGLRTALAPQVLSVDVGLPGGITSVAVTTEFTGISGGNQLLAVAQVVWTLTGLEGTQQVRFLLDGVPVEVPTDTGLTEAPVGRDNFSSVAPPASPGSPPR; this comes from the coding sequence GTGAGAGTGATCCTCGTACTGCTGTGCGGGCTGCTCCTGCTGGCCGGGTGCGGTGTCGAGCCGCAGGCCGCCCCTCAGCCGCTCACCGTCCCCGCCCCCCAGACGTCCCAGCCGGCACGCTCGTCCGACACCGCAGGACTGGAACTGACCGTCTACTTCGTGCGAGGCGCCGATCTGGTGCCGGCCCGGCGCACGGTCGACTTCCTGACCCCGGCGGAGGCGCTCGATGCGCTGGTCGCCGGGCCGACCCGCGCGGAGGTCATCGCCGGGCTGCGGACTGCGCTGGCCCCGCAGGTCCTGTCGGTGGACGTCGGCCTGCCCGGCGGGATCACCTCGGTGGCGGTGACCACGGAGTTCACCGGCATCAGCGGCGGCAACCAGCTGCTCGCCGTCGCGCAGGTGGTCTGGACGCTGACCGGTCTGGAGGGCACCCAGCAGGTGCGGTTCCTCCTCGACGGTGTCCCCGTGGAGGTGCCCACCGACACCGGGCTCACCGAAGCCCCGGTGGGCCGGGACAACTTCAGCTCGGTGGC